A window of Gammaproteobacteria bacterium genomic DNA:
CGCGATAGCGAGATTACTGGCGAGAAAATGCACAGTATGGTTGTTGGATGAGCCTTTTACCTCTATAGATATAGCAGGAATCGATGTGTTAGAAACAGTTATTCAAGAGCATACAAAAGAAGGTGGAATGGTTGTGCTGACTTCTCATCAGCCTGTTGAGCTCAAGGAAATTTCACTACAGATGTTATATTTGAATGCGTGAATTAGTGAAAATGAAGTTTGATTCAAGTGGAAAATTTTATGCTTAGACAATTTTGGCTTCATGATCTTATTGCAAATTTTCGTAGCCGCGCAGAATTGCTGCTGCCTGTGTTGTTTTTTGTGATGGTGATTGCGTTATTTCCGATGGCGTTAAGTGTTGATCCAGGTTTAATTCAAGCCATGGCTCCTGCCGTCATGTGGGTGGCTGCACTGTTATCAGCATTAATGGCATTAAACGGTTTATTGCGACAAGATCATGCGGAAGGATTTTTAGAGCAGTGCATTTTAAGTCCTATTTCACTACCTGGATTAATTTTCGCCAAAGTTTGGGCTCACTGGTTGGTTACAGGGCTTCCACTTATTATTCTTTCACCTATTCTCGGAAAAATGCTTTTTCTTTCCTGGACTGGAATTGGTGCCCTTGTTATTAGTTTATTGTTAGGTACGCCAATTTTAAGCTTTATCGGGGCGGCTGGCGTA
This region includes:
- the ccmB gene encoding heme exporter protein CcmB, which produces MLRQFWLHDLIANFRSRAELLLPVLFFVMVIALFPMALSVDPGLIQAMAPAVMWVAALLSALMALNGLLRQDHAEGFLEQCILSPISLPGLIFAKVWAHWLVTGLPLIILSPILGKMLFLSWTGIGALVISLLLGTPILSFIGAAGVGLTLGLRNASLLLTLLVLPLYVPVLIFGTSSVMTATLGQPILSPLLFLAAMLVLAITFIPWATAAAVRLGL